In the genome of Rhodothermales bacterium, the window GTCGGTCCAGGTGAACGTCCCCTCAACGGGGGCCGTGGCCTGGAGCGAGAGTGCCCGCGCCGAGCGGAAGAGCGGCCCGTTCTGCGAGAGCAGGACGACGAGTGAGACCACGAGGAGCACCACGAGCAGGATGTAATCGCGGACGCGGTGCCAGAGGCTACGGAACATGGGGACGGGCGGGCCTGGACAGGGGAGAGGGGGAAGGTAAAGCATGAGGAGCGAGGGGAGGTTTCCTCACCCCGCTCCTTTTCAGCCTAGACCCGCACCCGCTAGTACGACAGGACGCGCTCGAAGTCTTCCAGCTCCTCGAGTACGCGGCCGGTCCCGCGCACGACGGCCGTCAGCGGGTCCTCGACGACGAAGACGGGCAGCTCGGTCCGCTCGCGCAGCATCACGTCGATGCCCTTGAGCATCGCGCCGCCGCCGGTCAGCATGATCCCGCGCTCGAGGATGTCGCCGCCGAGCTCCGGCGGGGTCTTTTCGAGCGCGCGCATCACCGCCGCGCCGATCTGCGCAATCGGTGCACGGAGCGCCTCGCGCACGTCCTCCGACGACACCGTCCGCGTCTTCGGCACGCCGGAGACGAGGTCGCGGCCTTTGATCGAGAGCTCGAGCTCGGGGTCGAGCGGGACGGCGGAGCCAACCTCGCACTTGATGAGCTCGGCCGTGCGCTGCCCGATGAGGAGGTTGTGGTGCTTCTTGAAATACTGCACGACCGCCGCGTCGATCTCGTCGCCGCCCACGCGGATCGACTCGTCGACGACGATGCCGTTCATCGCGATGACCGCGATCTCCGTCGTCCCGCCGCCGATGTCGACGATCATGTTGCCGACGGGCTCGCGCACGTCGAGCCCGATGCCGATCGCCGCGGCCATAGGCTCGTCGATGAGGCGGACGTTCTTGGCGCCGGCGTACTCGGCGGAGTCGCGGACGGCGCGCTTCTCGACCTCGGTGATGCCGCTCGGCACGCAGATCACCATCTTGCCGATCCGGTTCATCCAACCCGACTGGACCTTCTTGATGAGCCCTTTGATGAGGTGCTCGGCCACCTCGAAGTCGGCGATGACGCCGTCACGCAGCGGGCGGATCGTCTCGATCTCCTTGTGCGTCCGCTCGTGCATGAGCTGGGCTTCCATCCCGATCGCTTCCACCTTCCCCGTCGAGCGGTTAATGGCTACAATCGAGGGCTCGTTGAGCACGATTCCCTTCTGCCGGATCCAGATGAGGGTGTTGGCGGTGCCGAGGTCAATAGCAATATCAGAGGTAAACAAGGCGGGCTGGATCGTAAGGGTGGACGGCGTGTGGTGGGGGCGCAATATAGCTTTGTCGATAGGGCACAACGCGTGCCCCGTCGAGGAATTCCCGCTGGATTTCGGCGGTCAATAGGGTCCTGGCGCTGACCCGGCGCTAGTGCCGGAAGTGGCGGGCGCCGGTGAACACCATCGCCAGGCCGTGCTCGTCGGCGGCGGCGATCACCTCGTCGTCGCGGACGGAGCCGCCGGGTTGGATCACGGCGCGGGCCCCGGCCTCGGCGGCGGCGAGGAGGCCGTCGGCGAAGGGGAAGAAAGCATCGGACGCAATCGCCGAGTTCTGAAGCGAGAGGTCGGACTTTTTCGCTTTCATCACAGCGAGTTCGCTCGCGTCGATCCGGCTCATCTGCCCGGCCCCGATGCCGAGCGTCGCGCCGTCGCGGGCGTAGACGATGGCGTTCGACTTGACGTGCTTGCAGACGCGCCAAGCGAAGTCGAGGTCGGCCCACTCGGCGGCCGTCGGCGCGCGCTTCGTGGCGACGGTACAACGCGCGCGCAGCGCCTCGGCCGAGCCGAGCGCCGGGTCTTGCGCCTGTACGAGCAGACCGCCCGCCGCCGTCCGCACGTCGAGCGCCGCGCCGCCGCCGCCGGGCAGCACTTCGAGCAGGCGGCGGTTTTTCTTCTGCTCCAGCAGGTCCAGCACACCGTCTTCGTAGCCGGGCGCGATGACAATCTCGGTAAAGATCTCGTCCACCGCCTCAGCCGTGGCCCGGTCGAGCGGCTGGTTCACGACGACGATCCCGCCGAACGGGCTCTGCCGATCCGTGGCGAACGCTTTCCGATACGCCTCGGCGAGCGTCTCCGCCGTCCCGACGCCGCACGGGTTGGTATGCTTGAGAATGGCGACGGTCGGGCGCTCGCCGAACTCGCGGATGAGATTGAGCGCAGCGGTGACGTCGAGGAGGTTGTTGAACGAGAGCTCTTTGCCGTGGAGCTGGCGGAAGACGCGGCTCGGGTCGCCGTAGAGCGCGGCTGTCTGGTGTGGGTTCTCGCCGTAGCGCAGCGCCTGCGCCTTCGGCAGCGAGACAGTGAACGTCTCCGGTAAGGGCGCAGCATGCTGCGCCCCTACGCCATCGCCCAAATTGAAGTAGTCGGCAATCGCGGCGTCGTAGTCGGCGGTGTGGGCGAACGCTTCGCCCGCGAGCCGCCGCCGCGTGGCGAGCCCGAGGTGCGCGTCGTTCGCCTCTAGCTCCTCGGCCACTGCGTCGTACTGCCCCGCGCTCGTCACGACGCCGACGAAGAAGTAGTTCTTCGCCCCGGCCCGGATCATCGTCGGCCCGCCGATGTCGACGTTCTCGATGGCTTCGGCGTCGGTGACACCCTCGCGGGCAACCGTCTGCGCGAACGGGTAGAGGTTGACGACGACGAGGTCGATGGGGGCGATCCCGTGCTCGGCGAGTTGGGCGAGGTCGTCGGCGTCATTGCGTCGGGCGAGGAGGCCGGCGTGGACCTTCGGGTGGAGCGTCTTCACGCGGCCGTCGAGGAGTTCGGGCGAGGCCGTGACCTCGGCCACGTCGCGGACGGTGAGTCCGGCGTCGCGCAGCGCCCGCGCCGTCCCGCCGGTCGAAACGAGTTCGACGCCGAGCGCGGCGAGGCGCTGCGCGAAGGCGGCGAGGCCGGTCTTGTCGCTGACGGAGAGGAGGGCGCGGCGGACGGGGTAGCGGTCGTCGGGCGGCGGCAGGTCTTTCGTCTGGATCATGGCGGGGCGGGGCGGTGCCGAGCGCGAGGCCCGGGGTTACGGAGTATCGGAATCGATGATGACGCGGCGGCCGTCGAGACGGACGCGGCCGTCGGCGAAGAGGCGGAGCGCTTCGGGGTAGAGGCGGTGCTCGACGGCGAGCACGCGGGCGGCGAGCGTTTCTGGCGTGTCGTCGGCGTGGACGGGCACGGGCTCTTGCAGCACGATCGGCCCGGTGTCGTACGCCTCGTCGACGAGGTGGACCGTCGCGCCGCTCCACTTCACGCCGTAGTCGAGGGCGGCTTCGTGGACGCGGCGGCCGTAGAACCCGGCCCCGCCGAACGCCGGTAGGAGGGACGGGTGGATGTTGAGTATCCGGTGCCGAAACGCGCGCACGACGGCCGCCGGCACGTGCTTGAGGTAGCCCGCGAGCGCGACGAAGTCGACGCCGTGATCGCGCAGCGCCGCCAGCAACGCCTCGCCGAACGCCTCGCTCCCGTCGAACTCCTTCGGCCGGACGACGACGCTCGGGACGCCGTGCCGTGCCGCCCGATCCAACACCCCGATCCCGTCGCGGTCCGTCACGACGAGCGCCACCTCGGCGCGGAGCGTGCCCGCGTCCACCGCGTCGAGGATGGCCTGCACGTTCGAGCCGCCGCCCGAGGCGAAGGCGGCGAGGCGCAAGCCATTCGCTGATTGGGTGATTGTGTGATTGGGTGATTGGGGCACAGGGCGCGAGGTCATAGTCAATCAGCCAATCGGTGAATTACCCAATCAATCAATGGACCGGGGGCGCCGGTGCCAGAGCGCTTGGCCGAGCACGCCGAGGACGAGCAGGAGCGTGAGCCCGTTGGCGAGCACGATGGGGAGGTCGCGGATCAGCACGCCGTAGACCAGCCAGAGCGTGATACCGACGGCGAAGAGGCTGTACATCCCGAGCGAGAGGTCCGCCGATGAGCGGCTGCGCCACGTCTTGACCACCTGCGGCACGAAGGACGCGGTCGTGAACGCGGCAGCGATGAGACCGAGCACGGTGACGGGGTCCATGGCTCAGAGGCGCTGCGTGACCGGGTCGAGCACGGTGAGGCGCGCCGCGTCTCCCTCCACGTCCAGCCGGGCGCGGACGCCGACGGGCAGCGTGCTCTTGGGGTTGAAGTGGCCGTAGACGAGGCCGCGCGCGACGGGGCACGCGAGGTCCGACGTGTAGTGGGCGAGCACGGCGTCGAGCGACAGCGAGGGGCGATTGGGCGGCGGCTCGGCCCCCGTGAACCCGCCGAGGACGAGGCCGCCGAGGCGGTGGAGCACGCCCGCGAGGCGGAGCTGCGCGAGCAGCCGGTCGATCCGGTACGGCGGCTCGCCGACCTCTTCGAGGAACAGGATCGCCCCCGTCAGGTCGGGCAGGTACGGCGTGCCGACGAGCGCCGCGATGAGCGTCAGATTCCCGCCGAGGAGAACGCCCTCGGCGCGACCGGGCTGAACCGCGTCGAGCCGCTCGCCGCCGGGACCGTGGATCTCGACGGGCGCGTCGCCATCGGCCAGCCGCCAGAATTGCGCTTCGCTCTCGGGGTCGAGGTCGGGCCAGTCGGAGGCGACCATCGGGCCGCTGAGACCGGGGAGTCCTGCTTTCGTGTAGAGCGCGAGGTGGAGCGCCGTGATATCGCTGTAGCCGACGATGAGCTTGGGGTGCGCCCGCGCGGCGGCGTAGTCGAGGTCGGGAAGGAGGCGGAGGACGCCGTAGCCGCCGCGTACGCAGACGATCGCGTCGAGGTCGTCGCGGCGGAGGAGGCCGTTGAACTCGGCGAGGCGGTCGGCATCGGGGCCGGCGAGGAAGCCATGCTCGGCGAACGTCGGGCGGGGCGTTTCGACGCGGAGCCCGCGGGCGCGGAGGGCGTCGAGGCCGGCGCGGTAGCGGGCGTCGTCGAGCGGGGCGCTCGCGGGGGCGGCGACG includes:
- a CDS encoding LD-carboxypeptidase; translation: MPTPPPLRRTGRIAVAAPASAPLDDARYRAGLDALRARGLRVETPRPTFAEHGFLAGPDADRLAEFNGLLRRDDLDAIVCVRGGYGVLRLLPDLDYAAARAHPKLIVGYSDITALHLALYTKAGLPGLSGPMVASDWPDLDPESEAQFWRLADGDAPVEIHGPGGERLDAVQPGRAEGVLLGGNLTLIAALVGTPYLPDLTGAILFLEEVGEPPYRIDRLLAQLRLAGVLHRLGGLVLGGFTGAEPPPNRPSLSLDAVLAHYTSDLACPVARGLVYGHFNPKSTLPVGVRARLDVEGDAARLTVLDPVTQRL
- the purH gene encoding bifunctional phosphoribosylaminoimidazolecarboxamide formyltransferase/IMP cyclohydrolase, with protein sequence MIQTKDLPPPDDRYPVRRALLSVSDKTGLAAFAQRLAALGVELVSTGGTARALRDAGLTVRDVAEVTASPELLDGRVKTLHPKVHAGLLARRNDADDLAQLAEHGIAPIDLVVVNLYPFAQTVAREGVTDAEAIENVDIGGPTMIRAGAKNYFFVGVVTSAGQYDAVAEELEANDAHLGLATRRRLAGEAFAHTADYDAAIADYFNLGDGVGAQHAAPLPETFTVSLPKAQALRYGENPHQTAALYGDPSRVFRQLHGKELSFNNLLDVTAALNLIREFGERPTVAILKHTNPCGVGTAETLAEAYRKAFATDRQSPFGGIVVVNQPLDRATAEAVDEIFTEIVIAPGYEDGVLDLLEQKKNRRLLEVLPGGGGAALDVRTAAGGLLVQAQDPALGSAEALRARCTVATKRAPTAAEWADLDFAWRVCKHVKSNAIVYARDGATLGIGAGQMSRIDASELAVMKAKKSDLSLQNSAIASDAFFPFADGLLAAAEAGARAVIQPGGSVRDDEVIAAADEHGLAMVFTGARHFRH
- the purN gene encoding phosphoribosylglycinamide formyltransferase, with product MRLAAFASGGGSNVQAILDAVDAGTLRAEVALVVTDRDGIGVLDRAARHGVPSVVVRPKEFDGSEAFGEALLAALRDHGVDFVALAGYLKHVPAAVVRAFRHRILNIHPSLLPAFGGAGFYGRRVHEAALDYGVKWSGATVHLVDEAYDTGPIVLQEPVPVHADDTPETLAARVLAVEHRLYPEALRLFADGRVRLDGRRVIIDSDTP
- a CDS encoding rod shape-determining protein — translated: MFTSDIAIDLGTANTLIWIRQKGIVLNEPSIVAINRSTGKVEAIGMEAQLMHERTHKEIETIRPLRDGVIADFEVAEHLIKGLIKKVQSGWMNRIGKMVICVPSGITEVEKRAVRDSAEYAGAKNVRLIDEPMAAAIGIGLDVREPVGNMIVDIGGGTTEIAVIAMNGIVVDESIRVGGDEIDAAVVQYFKKHHNLLIGQRTAELIKCEVGSAVPLDPELELSIKGRDLVSGVPKTRTVSSEDVREALRAPIAQIGAAVMRALEKTPPELGGDILERGIMLTGGGAMLKGIDVMLRERTELPVFVVEDPLTAVVRGTGRVLEELEDFERVLSY
- a CDS encoding SemiSWEET transporter, with amino-acid sequence MDPVTVLGLIAAAFTTASFVPQVVKTWRSRSSADLSLGMYSLFAVGITLWLVYGVLIRDLPIVLANGLTLLLVLGVLGQALWHRRPRSID